In one window of Streptomyces sp. FXJ1.172 DNA:
- the speB gene encoding agmatinase, producing MSSNETPRGPVDSSRIPRYAGPATFARLPRLDEVGTADVAVVGVPFDSGVSYRPGARFGGNAIREASRLLRPYNPAQDASPFALAQVADGGDIAVNPFNINEAVETIEAAADELLGTGARLMTLGGDHTIALPLLRSVAKKHGPVALLHFDAHLDTWDTYFGAEYTHGTPFRRAVEEGILDTSALSHVGTRGPLYGKQDLTDDEKMGFGIVTSADIYRRGADEVADQLRQRIGDRPLYISIDIDCLDPAHAPGTGTPEAGGMTSRELLEILRGLASCNLVSADVVEVAPAYDHAEITSVAASHTAYELTTIMSRQIAAARNA from the coding sequence ATGAGCAGCAACGAGACGCCCCGTGGCCCCGTCGACTCCTCCCGCATCCCGCGGTACGCCGGGCCCGCGACCTTCGCCCGGCTGCCCCGCCTGGACGAGGTCGGCACCGCCGACGTCGCCGTCGTGGGCGTGCCGTTCGACTCCGGCGTCTCGTACCGGCCGGGCGCCCGCTTCGGCGGCAACGCCATCCGCGAGGCGTCCCGGCTGCTGCGCCCCTACAACCCGGCGCAGGACGCCTCCCCGTTCGCCCTCGCCCAGGTCGCGGACGGCGGCGACATCGCCGTGAACCCGTTCAACATCAACGAGGCCGTCGAGACCATCGAGGCCGCGGCGGACGAGCTGCTCGGCACCGGCGCCCGCCTGATGACCCTGGGCGGCGACCACACCATCGCCCTGCCCCTGCTGCGCTCGGTCGCGAAGAAGCACGGCCCGGTGGCCCTGCTCCACTTCGACGCCCACCTGGACACCTGGGACACCTACTTCGGCGCCGAGTACACCCACGGCACCCCGTTCCGCCGTGCGGTGGAGGAGGGCATCCTCGACACCTCCGCCCTCTCCCACGTCGGCACCCGCGGCCCCCTGTACGGCAAGCAGGACCTCACCGACGACGAGAAGATGGGCTTCGGCATCGTCACCTCCGCGGACATCTACCGCCGCGGTGCCGACGAGGTCGCCGACCAGCTGCGCCAGCGCATCGGCGACCGCCCGCTGTACATCTCCATCGACATCGACTGCCTCGACCCGGCGCACGCGCCCGGCACCGGCACCCCGGAGGCGGGCGGCATGACCTCCCGCGAACTCCTGGAGATCCTGCGCGGCCTGGCATCCTGCAACCTGGTCTCGGCGGACGTGGTGGAGGTGGCGCCGGCGTACGACCACGCAGAGATCACCTCGGTCGCGGCCTCCCACACGGCCTACGAACTGACCACCATCATGAGCCGCCAGATCGCGGCGGCCCGCAACGCCTGA
- a CDS encoding thiamine pyrophosphate-binding protein has translation MTHDHDLVLRPTQTQITAALNPPPGRNGGDLVVETLTGLGATTVFGLPGQHALGMFDALRRSSLRYVGLRVENNAGFAADAYGRVTGEAAPLLLSTGPGALTSLAALQEAAAASAPVLAISSQVPTAGLGGGRHGYLHELPDQSASFRGVVKSVHTVRAQSQIPSAIAAAWKSALTAPHGPVWVEIPQDVLLAPTALPVVTAPDATPEDVVPRPELTAVAADLLSRAERPAIIAGGGVVRSDASGKLRQLAEKLQAPVVTTFGGKGAFPWEHPLSMQSWLEDRYTTDFLEDADVLLVVGSGLGELSSNYHTFKPRGRVIQIEADLGKLESNHPALGIHADARLALQALLETVAERTDESAPERVRELLSRVGERIASQELSLEHEVLGAVRRALPADSPSFWDMTILAYWAWSAFDPRGTNLMHSAQGAGGLGYGFPAALGAAAADPTRPVLAVSGDGGALYSIAELATAKQYDLPVTWLIVDDGGYGILREYMTDAFGQATATELARPDYVALAESFGVPGVRTTPETLEEDLAKALAAPGPSVVVLPAVLRMFAPTHLG, from the coding sequence GTGACTCACGACCATGACCTGGTACTCCGCCCGACGCAGACGCAGATCACCGCGGCCCTGAACCCTCCCCCGGGGCGCAACGGCGGAGACCTGGTCGTGGAGACGCTCACCGGGCTCGGCGCGACGACGGTCTTCGGGCTGCCCGGCCAGCACGCGCTCGGCATGTTCGACGCCCTGCGCAGGTCGTCGTTGCGCTACGTGGGCCTGCGGGTGGAGAACAACGCGGGCTTCGCGGCGGACGCGTACGGCCGCGTCACCGGCGAGGCCGCGCCTCTTCTGCTCTCGACGGGCCCGGGCGCCCTCACGTCACTGGCCGCACTCCAGGAGGCGGCCGCCGCGTCCGCCCCCGTCCTGGCGATCAGCAGCCAGGTCCCGACGGCGGGCCTGGGCGGCGGCCGCCACGGCTACCTGCACGAACTCCCCGACCAGTCGGCGTCGTTCCGGGGCGTGGTGAAGTCGGTCCACACGGTCCGCGCCCAGTCCCAGATCCCGTCCGCGATCGCGGCGGCCTGGAAGTCGGCGCTGACGGCCCCGCACGGCCCGGTATGGGTGGAGATCCCGCAGGACGTACTGCTGGCTCCGACCGCCCTGCCGGTGGTGACGGCGCCGGACGCGACTCCCGAGGACGTGGTCCCGCGCCCCGAACTGACGGCGGTGGCGGCCGACTTGCTGTCGCGGGCCGAGCGTCCGGCGATCATCGCGGGCGGCGGGGTCGTACGGTCGGACGCGTCGGGCAAGCTGCGTCAGCTGGCCGAGAAGCTGCAGGCGCCGGTCGTGACCACCTTCGGCGGCAAGGGCGCGTTCCCGTGGGAGCACCCCCTGTCGATGCAGTCCTGGCTGGAGGACCGGTACACGACGGACTTCCTGGAGGACGCGGACGTACTCCTGGTGGTCGGCTCGGGCCTCGGTGAACTCTCCTCCAACTACCACACGTTCAAGCCGCGAGGCCGAGTGATCCAGATCGAGGCCGACCTCGGCAAGCTGGAGTCCAACCACCCGGCGCTGGGCATCCACGCGGACGCCCGCCTGGCGCTGCAGGCACTGCTGGAGACGGTGGCGGAGCGGACGGACGAGTCCGCGCCGGAGCGGGTGCGGGAGCTGCTGTCCCGAGTCGGTGAGCGCATCGCGTCTCAGGAACTCAGCCTGGAACACGAGGTGTTGGGGGCCGTCCGACGCGCCCTGCCCGCCGATTCCCCGTCCTTCTGGGACATGACGATCCTGGCGTACTGGGCGTGGTCGGCCTTCGACCCCCGGGGCACCAACCTCATGCACTCGGCCCAGGGCGCCGGCGGCCTCGGCTACGGCTTCCCGGCGGCGCTGGGCGCTGCGGCGGCCGACCCGACCCGCCCCGTCCTGGCGGTCTCGGGCGACGGCGGTGCCCTGTACTCGATCGCCGAGCTGGCCACGGCCAAGCAGTACGACCTCCCCGTCACCTGGCTGATCGTCGACGACGGCGGCTACGGAATCCTCCGCGAGTACATGACGGACGCCTTCGGCCAGGCGACGGCGACGGAGCTGGCGCGCCCGGACTACGTGGCCCTGGCCGAGTCCTTCGGCGTGCCGGGCGTCCGTACGACCCCGGAGACCCTGGAGGAGGACCTGGCGAAGGCGCTGGCGGCGCCGGGCCCGTCGGTGGTCGTACTCCCCGCAGTCCTGCGGATGTTCGCGCCGACGCATCTCGGTTAG
- a CDS encoding glycosyltransferase family 39 protein, with protein MTSATDPIPHAPTTTPGPPSPTPTPTPAAEPERAPRWSLPVLLAVMLLAAVLYTWNLSGSNLNSFYSAAIYSGTQNWKAWFFGSLDAGNFLTVDKPPFADMVMSLSCRIFGFGTWQMMLPEVAAGLGAIWILHSSVKRSFGHAAAAVAALVLALTPITVAINRDNNPDTILVLLMVGGAALALRATRTGRLLPLLGSAVCFGLAFNTKMLAGYIALPAVFAVHLFAARPKLVRRIVNLLIAGVVLAVSSFWWAIAVSLVPASERPYIGGSTDGTAWNLIMGYNGLGRIFGGEGNGGGGGGGGGGGFSGSAGLGRMFNDILGGQISWLIPFSVIALVAGLILCGRAPRTDLTRAALILWGGWTVLHYVTFATAEGTMHPYYTTALAPGIAALCGGGGVLLLRAFRADKRWAWVLPAALAVTAVWAIVLLRRASGWHTWLWPTVGVVMAAAVVGLFVFRSGARARLLAASVAAAVVAALAGPAAYAWSLPSGSGGGGMGGVNPTAGPSTGNGFGGGMGGGRGGFPGGGEMPGGGRNAEAGGGFPGGGTAPGGSATGMPQGGASAGELPGGGRQAGGFPGGGQSGELPGGQGVSGGTGAAGGEPGRTGSGRTGTGMGGGPGGMGGANSGLIAYLKKHQDGATWLLAVSNSQSAAQIELSAKVPVISMWGFTGTDKAMTVAKLEELVKKGELHYIQIGGGMMGGGPGGDSNSVSSEVTAWVKKHGTLVKESAYSKSSTSSPSKASSPSSASTNQSAIYRLDPSDVS; from the coding sequence GTGACCTCTGCCACCGATCCCATCCCCCACGCCCCGACGACGACCCCGGGTCCGCCGTCACCGACGCCGACACCGACGCCCGCCGCCGAGCCGGAGCGCGCACCGCGCTGGTCGCTGCCCGTGCTGCTCGCGGTCATGCTGCTGGCGGCCGTGCTCTACACCTGGAACCTGTCGGGCTCGAACCTCAACAGCTTCTACAGCGCCGCCATCTACAGCGGCACGCAGAACTGGAAGGCCTGGTTCTTCGGCTCGCTCGACGCCGGAAACTTCCTCACCGTCGACAAGCCGCCGTTCGCCGACATGGTCATGAGCCTGTCGTGCCGGATATTCGGCTTCGGCACCTGGCAGATGATGCTGCCGGAGGTCGCGGCCGGGCTCGGCGCGATCTGGATCCTGCACTCGTCCGTGAAGCGGTCCTTCGGGCACGCGGCGGCGGCGGTGGCCGCGCTGGTCCTCGCGCTGACCCCGATCACGGTCGCGATCAACCGGGACAACAACCCCGACACGATCCTCGTCCTGCTGATGGTCGGCGGCGCGGCACTCGCCCTGCGCGCCACCCGCACCGGACGGCTGCTGCCGCTGCTCGGCTCGGCGGTCTGCTTCGGCCTCGCCTTCAACACGAAGATGCTGGCGGGCTACATCGCACTGCCCGCCGTCTTCGCCGTCCACCTGTTCGCGGCGCGCCCGAAGCTCGTACGACGGATCGTGAACCTGCTGATCGCCGGCGTGGTCCTCGCGGTCTCCAGCTTCTGGTGGGCGATCGCCGTCTCCCTGGTCCCCGCCTCCGAACGACCGTACATCGGCGGTTCGACGGACGGCACCGCCTGGAACCTGATCATGGGTTACAACGGCCTCGGCCGGATCTTCGGCGGCGAGGGCAACGGCGGCGGAGGGGGCGGAGGGGGCGGAGGCGGCTTCTCCGGCTCCGCGGGCCTCGGCCGGATGTTCAACGACATCCTCGGCGGCCAGATCTCCTGGCTGATCCCGTTCTCGGTGATCGCCCTCGTCGCCGGCCTGATCCTGTGCGGCCGCGCCCCGCGCACCGACCTCACCCGGGCCGCGCTCATCCTGTGGGGCGGCTGGACGGTCCTGCACTACGTCACCTTCGCGACCGCCGAGGGCACGATGCACCCGTACTACACGACCGCCCTCGCGCCCGGCATCGCGGCGCTGTGCGGCGGCGGGGGCGTGCTGCTGCTGCGTGCGTTCCGCGCCGACAAGCGCTGGGCGTGGGTCCTGCCGGCCGCTCTCGCGGTCACCGCGGTCTGGGCGATCGTGCTGCTGCGCCGGGCTTCGGGGTGGCACACCTGGCTGTGGCCGACGGTGGGTGTCGTCATGGCGGCGGCGGTCGTGGGCCTGTTCGTCTTCCGCTCCGGGGCCCGCGCACGGCTCCTCGCGGCCTCCGTCGCCGCGGCGGTCGTCGCGGCGCTCGCGGGCCCGGCGGCGTACGCCTGGTCGCTGCCGTCCGGTTCGGGCGGCGGCGGCATGGGCGGCGTGAACCCGACGGCCGGTCCCTCGACGGGCAACGGCTTCGGCGGCGGCATGGGCGGCGGCCGGGGCGGCTTCCCGGGCGGCGGCGAGATGCCGGGCGGCGGCCGGAACGCGGAGGCCGGCGGCGGGTTCCCGGGCGGCGGCACCGCACCCGGCGGCTCGGCGACCGGCATGCCCCAGGGCGGCGCCTCGGCCGGGGAGTTGCCGGGCGGCGGCCGGCAGGCCGGTGGCTTCCCGGGAGGCGGGCAGAGCGGTGAACTCCCCGGCGGCCAGGGCGTGTCGGGCGGCACCGGTGCCGCGGGCGGCGAGCCGGGACGCACGGGCAGCGGCCGTACGGGTACCGGCATGGGCGGCGGCCCGGGCGGGATGGGCGGCGCGAACAGCGGGCTGATCGCGTACCTGAAGAAGCACCAGGACGGCGCCACCTGGCTGCTGGCGGTCTCCAACTCGCAGAGCGCGGCCCAGATCGAGCTGAGCGCCAAGGTGCCCGTCATCTCCATGTGGGGCTTCACCGGCACCGACAAGGCGATGACCGTCGCCAAGCTCGAGGAGCTGGTCAAGAAGGGCGAGCTGCACTACATCCAGATCGGCGGCGGCATGATGGGCGGCGGCCCCGGCGGCGACAGCAACAGCGTGTCCTCCGAGGTCACGGCCTGGGTGAAGAAGCACGGGACGCTGGTGAAGGAGAGCGCGTACAGCAAGAGTTCGACGTCGTCGCCCTCGAAGGCGTCCTCGCCTTCGTCCGCTTCCACCAACCAGTCCGCGATCTATCGCCTTGACCCGTCGGACGTGAGCTGA
- a CDS encoding serine hydrolase: MDSRTSRRTGALRAALGAALLIPAATAVTAAATPAAAVTPAVSCTSAKAPLAAKLQKDITAALANRTSTVALGLYDRSTGTTCTLRATSAYDSASTVKVTVLATLLWDAKKHNRYLTDTEDSLATAMITASDNDATSKLWKQLGMTKIKGFLAAAGMTKTVPGTGGYWGLTQENVTDEQRLLGLLTARNSVLSDNSRAYILKLMGQVIPAQRWGTPAGAPSTVAVHVKNGWLQRSTHGWRVHSLGTFNGAGHDYMISVLTQDNSTMDYGVTTIQNIAEAIHKDLVPTTSATAVYIPTSRPSEAFVAVPPQG, encoded by the coding sequence ATGGATTCCCGGACATCACGACGTACCGGCGCGCTTCGTGCCGCCCTCGGCGCCGCACTGCTCATACCGGCCGCGACCGCCGTCACCGCCGCCGCCACGCCGGCCGCCGCCGTCACGCCCGCCGTCAGCTGTACGTCCGCCAAGGCGCCCCTCGCTGCCAAGCTCCAGAAGGACATCACCGCCGCCCTGGCGAACCGCACGAGCACGGTCGCCCTCGGTCTGTACGACCGCAGCACCGGCACCACCTGCACACTGCGCGCCACCAGCGCCTACGACTCGGCCAGCACCGTGAAGGTCACCGTGCTGGCGACGCTGCTGTGGGATGCCAAGAAGCACAACCGGTATCTGACCGACACCGAGGACTCGCTCGCCACGGCCATGATCACCGCGTCGGACAACGACGCGACCAGCAAGCTGTGGAAGCAGCTGGGCATGACGAAGATCAAGGGCTTCCTGGCCGCCGCGGGGATGACGAAGACCGTGCCGGGCACGGGCGGTTACTGGGGTCTGACCCAGGAGAACGTCACCGACGAGCAGCGGCTGCTGGGGCTCCTCACCGCCAGGAACAGCGTGCTGAGCGACAACTCCCGCGCCTACATCCTGAAGTTGATGGGCCAGGTCATCCCCGCGCAGCGCTGGGGCACCCCGGCCGGCGCGCCGTCCACCGTCGCCGTGCACGTCAAGAACGGCTGGCTGCAGCGCTCGACGCACGGCTGGCGCGTGCACAGCCTCGGCACGTTCAACGGCGCCGGCCACGACTACATGATCTCGGTGCTGACCCAGGACAACAGCACCATGGACTACGGCGTCACCACCATCCAGAACATCGCCGAGGCCATCCACAAGGACCTCGTACCGACCACCTCCGCCACCGCCGTCTACATCCCGACGAGCCGGCCGAGCGAGGCCTTCGTCGCGGTGCCGCCGCAGGGCTGA
- a CDS encoding ABC transporter ATP-binding protein, which translates to MAAQRGWAKRLAAYAWRYPKDVVLALGSSLAGMAVMAVVPLITKVIIDDVIGNHTRSMAPWAGSLIGAAVLVYALTYIRRYYGGRLALDVQHDLRTEMYETITRLDGRRQDELSTGQVVGRATSDLQLIQGLLFMLPMTIGNVLLFVISLAIMAWLSLPLTLVALAVAPALGWIARRSRSRLHPATWYAQAQAAAVAGVVDGAVSGVRVVKGFGQEEQETGKLREVGRRLFAGRLRTIRLNSKYTPALQAVPALGQVAMLALGGWLAVRGHITLGTFVAFSSYLAQLVGPVRMLAMVLTVGQQARAGTERVLELIDTEPTMKDGTKALPADAPATVEFDDVSFGYGNGSKVLDGLSFEIRPGETLAVVGSSGSGKSTLSLLLPRFYDVTRGAVLIGGHDVRELTADSLRAAIGLVPEDSFLFSDTVRANIAYGRPDATDEEIRTAARAAQADRFIAELPEGYDTKVGEQGLTLSGGQRQRVALARALLTDPRLLVLDDATSAVDARVEHEIHEALKHVMEGRTTLLIAHRRSTLNLADRIAVLDGGRLADLGTHEELQERCALYRRLLTDPDELGGVSPGHAQSAAPAQDTTLREELDAEFDAERGVTPRLWTGDRAAKNAGSTALGGTPATPELLAQVEALPPATDTPDVDEARAVRREDSYGLRRLLRGFGAPLLISLGLVAVDAGAGLLLPVLIRHGIDAGVTKMALGAVWAASLLGLATVLVQWAAQIGETRMTGRTGERVLYTLRLKIFAQLQRLGLDYYERELTGRIMTRMTTDVDALSTFLQTGLVTAFVSVVTFFGIMVVLLVIDVQLALVVFATLPPLVVATVFFRRASVKAYELARERVSVVNADLQESVAGLRIVQAFRRERDGAARFAGRSDDYRRARVRGQLLISVYFPFVQLLSSVASACVLIEGAHRVEAATLTTGALVAYLLYIDLFFAPVQQLSQVFDGYQQATVSLGRIQELLREPTSTKSAEEPLEVLSLRGDIAFEDVHFAYGAADGAEEALTGIDLTIPAGQTVAFVGETGAGKSTLVKLVARFYDPTGGRVTADGTDLRALDLTSYRHRLGVVPQEAYLFPGTIRDAIAYGRPDATDAEVEAAARAVGAHEMIARLEGGYLHEVAERGRNLSAGQRQLIALARAELVDPDILLLDEATAALDLATEAQVNQATDRLSGRRTTLVVAHRLTTAARADRVVVMDHGRVAEDGTHDELLARGGRYAELWRTFVGGAEPEEPVGASR; encoded by the coding sequence GTGGCAGCGCAACGGGGATGGGCAAAGCGCCTGGCGGCCTACGCCTGGCGGTATCCGAAAGACGTCGTCCTCGCCCTCGGTTCCTCCCTGGCCGGCATGGCCGTCATGGCCGTCGTCCCGTTGATCACCAAGGTGATCATCGACGACGTGATCGGGAACCACACCCGCTCGATGGCACCCTGGGCCGGCAGCCTGATCGGCGCGGCCGTCCTCGTCTACGCCCTCACCTACATCCGCCGCTACTACGGCGGCCGGCTCGCCCTCGACGTCCAGCACGACCTGCGGACGGAGATGTACGAGACCATCACCCGGCTCGACGGGCGGCGCCAGGACGAGCTGTCCACCGGGCAGGTGGTCGGCCGGGCCACCAGCGACCTCCAGCTGATCCAGGGCCTGCTCTTCATGCTCCCGATGACCATCGGGAACGTCCTGCTCTTCGTGATCTCCCTGGCGATCATGGCGTGGCTGTCGCTGCCGCTGACCCTGGTCGCCCTCGCCGTCGCGCCCGCGCTCGGCTGGATAGCCAGGCGCAGCCGCAGCAGGCTGCACCCGGCCACCTGGTACGCCCAGGCCCAGGCCGCCGCCGTCGCGGGAGTGGTCGACGGCGCCGTGAGCGGTGTACGCGTGGTGAAGGGCTTCGGGCAGGAGGAGCAGGAGACCGGCAAGCTCAGGGAGGTCGGCCGCAGGCTCTTCGCCGGGCGGCTGCGCACCATACGCCTGAACAGCAAGTACACCCCGGCCCTCCAGGCCGTCCCGGCCCTCGGCCAGGTCGCCATGCTGGCCCTCGGCGGCTGGCTGGCCGTGCGCGGGCACATCACGCTCGGCACGTTCGTCGCCTTCTCCAGCTATCTCGCCCAGCTGGTCGGCCCGGTCCGCATGCTCGCGATGGTCCTCACGGTCGGCCAGCAGGCCCGCGCCGGCACCGAGCGCGTCCTGGAGCTGATCGACACCGAGCCGACGATGAAGGACGGCACGAAGGCGCTGCCGGCCGACGCGCCCGCGACCGTCGAGTTCGACGACGTGTCCTTCGGGTACGGGAACGGCTCGAAGGTCCTCGACGGACTCAGCTTCGAGATACGCCCCGGCGAGACCCTCGCCGTCGTCGGCTCCTCCGGCTCCGGCAAGTCCACCCTCTCCCTGCTCCTGCCGCGCTTCTACGACGTCACCCGCGGCGCCGTCCTGATCGGCGGCCACGACGTGCGCGAGCTGACCGCGGACTCGCTGCGGGCAGCGATCGGGCTCGTCCCCGAGGATTCGTTCCTCTTCTCCGACACGGTGCGCGCCAACATCGCCTACGGCCGCCCGGACGCGACCGACGAGGAGATCCGCACGGCCGCCCGGGCCGCCCAGGCGGACCGTTTCATCGCCGAGCTGCCCGAGGGTTACGACACCAAGGTCGGCGAGCAGGGCCTGACCCTCTCGGGCGGCCAGCGCCAGCGCGTCGCGCTCGCCCGCGCCCTGCTCACCGACCCGCGCCTGCTCGTCCTGGACGACGCCACCTCGGCCGTGGACGCCCGCGTCGAGCACGAGATCCACGAGGCGCTGAAGCACGTCATGGAGGGGCGGACCACCCTCCTCATCGCGCACCGCCGCTCCACCCTGAACCTCGCCGACCGCATCGCCGTGCTCGACGGCGGTCGGCTCGCCGACCTCGGCACCCACGAGGAACTCCAGGAGCGGTGCGCGCTGTACCGCCGGCTGCTGACCGACCCGGACGAGCTGGGCGGGGTCTCCCCGGGGCACGCCCAGTCGGCCGCCCCGGCGCAGGACACGACCCTGCGCGAGGAGCTGGACGCCGAGTTCGACGCGGAGCGGGGTGTGACCCCCCGGCTGTGGACCGGCGACCGTGCGGCCAAGAACGCCGGGAGCACGGCGCTCGGCGGTACCCCCGCCACCCCCGAACTGCTCGCCCAGGTCGAGGCGCTGCCCCCGGCCACCGACACCCCGGACGTCGACGAGGCCCGCGCGGTGCGCCGCGAGGACTCCTACGGACTGCGCCGGCTGCTGCGCGGCTTCGGCGCGCCCCTGCTGATCAGCCTGGGGCTGGTCGCCGTGGACGCGGGCGCGGGCCTGCTGCTGCCGGTGCTGATCCGGCACGGCATCGACGCGGGCGTGACGAAGATGGCCCTCGGCGCGGTCTGGGCGGCCTCGCTGCTCGGCCTCGCGACCGTGCTGGTGCAGTGGGCCGCGCAGATCGGCGAGACCCGGATGACCGGGCGCACCGGCGAGCGCGTGCTGTACACGCTGCGGCTGAAGATCTTCGCCCAGCTCCAGCGGCTCGGCCTCGACTACTACGAGCGCGAGCTGACCGGCCGGATCATGACCCGGATGACGACCGACGTCGACGCCTTGTCGACGTTCCTGCAGACCGGCCTGGTCACGGCGTTCGTCTCGGTGGTCACCTTCTTCGGCATCATGGTCGTCCTGCTGGTGATCGACGTACAGCTCGCGCTCGTCGTCTTCGCGACCCTGCCGCCGCTGGTCGTCGCGACCGTCTTCTTCCGCCGGGCGAGCGTGAAGGCGTACGAACTGGCCCGTGAGCGGGTGTCGGTGGTCAACGCCGACCTGCAGGAGTCGGTGGCCGGGCTGCGGATCGTGCAGGCCTTCCGGCGCGAGCGGGACGGCGCGGCGCGGTTCGCCGGGCGCAGCGACGACTACCGCCGGGCCCGTGTCCGCGGCCAGTTGCTGATATCGGTCTACTTCCCCTTCGTCCAGCTGCTGTCCTCGGTGGCCTCGGCGTGCGTGCTGATCGAGGGCGCCCACCGGGTGGAGGCGGCCACGCTGACCACGGGTGCCCTGGTCGCCTACCTCCTCTACATCGACCTGTTCTTCGCGCCGGTGCAGCAGCTGTCCCAGGTCTTCGACGGCTACCAGCAGGCCACGGTCTCGCTGGGCCGGATCCAGGAGCTGCTGCGCGAGCCGACCTCCACGAAGTCGGCCGAGGAGCCACTGGAGGTGCTGTCCCTGCGCGGCGACATCGCCTTCGAGGACGTGCACTTCGCGTACGGCGCCGCCGACGGCGCCGAGGAGGCGCTGACCGGCATCGACCTGACGATCCCCGCCGGCCAGACGGTGGCCTTCGTCGGCGAGACGGGCGCGGGCAAGTCCACCCTGGTCAAGCTGGTCGCGCGCTTCTACGACCCCACCGGCGGCCGGGTCACGGCCGACGGCACGGACCTGCGCGCCCTCGACCTGACGTCGTACCGGCACCGGCTCGGGGTGGTCCCGCAGGAGGCGTACCTCTTCCCCGGCACGATCCGCGACGCCATCGCCTACGGCCGTCCCGACGCCACCGACGCCGAGGTGGAGGCGGCGGCGCGGGCGGTCGGGGCGCACGAGATGATCGCCCGGCTGGAGGGCGGCTATCTGCACGAGGTCGCCGAGCGCGGCCGCAATCTCTCGGCCGGCCAGCGCCAGCTCATCGCGCTCGCCCGCGCCGAGCTGGTCGACCCCGACATCCTGCTCCTGGACGAGGCCACGGCCGCCCTGGACCTGGCCACCGAGGCCCAGGTCAACCAGGCCACCGACCGGCTGTCAGGCCGCCGTACGACGCTGGTGGTCGCCCACCGCCTGACCACCGCGGCCCGCGCCGACCGGGTGGTGGTGATGGACCACGGCCGGGTCGCGGAGGACGGCACCCACGACGAACTCCTGGCCCGCGGCGGCCGGTACGCCGAGCTGTGGCGGACCTTCGTCGGCGGGGCCGAACCGGAGGAGCCGGTGGGCGCCTCCCGCTGA